In a single window of the Acidobacteriota bacterium genome:
- a CDS encoding enoyl-CoA hydratase/isomerase family protein gives MSDFLSKEVVDDALILRFTRPEIRNPLSRAVVERLHEIVDGLDSIECRRVVFTGSGDAFASGANLKEIAALTAEEAPEFALLGQSLMQKIDKLPQLVIAAINGHCFGGALDLALACDRRIASPNATFCHPGAGLGIITGWSGTQRLPRLVGTANALEMFFTASPIGAERALNIGLVDVVAFDVVAQALKTLR, from the coding sequence ATGTCCGACTTTTTATCCAAGGAAGTAGTCGACGACGCTTTGATATTGCGCTTCACGCGGCCCGAGATACGCAATCCGCTATCACGAGCGGTCGTCGAACGCCTGCACGAGATTGTTGATGGCCTCGACTCAATCGAATGCCGTCGTGTAGTCTTTACGGGCAGCGGCGATGCCTTTGCGAGTGGTGCAAATCTTAAGGAGATCGCCGCTTTGACCGCTGAGGAAGCACCGGAATTTGCTCTCCTCGGTCAATCGCTGATGCAGAAGATCGACAAGCTGCCGCAGCTGGTTATTGCGGCTATAAATGGCCATTGTTTCGGCGGTGCGTTGGATCTGGCGCTCGCTTGTGATAGGCGGATCGCATCGCCAAATGCCACATTCTGCCATCCGGGAGCAGGCCTCGGCATCATCACGGGCTGGAGCGGCACACAGCGGTTGCCGCGGCTTGTCGGAACGGCAAATGCACTCGAAATGTTCTTCACAGCGTCCCCGATCGGTGCTGAAAGGGCATTAAATATTGGACTGGTCGATGTGGTCGCTTTCGATGTTGTTGCTCAGGCTCTTAAGACTTTGCGATAG
- a CDS encoding inorganic pyrophosphatase: MNFRTNKAHPWHGIEIGNDAPGEVTVFIEIVPRDTVKYEVDKETGYLKIDRPQQYSNVVPANYGFIPETYCGGGIAAMARAKTPIPISDGDNDPLDILVLSEHHIPRGDIILKARPIGGFCLIDGGEADDKIIAVLKGDKVFEQYTEISQLPKGILERFEHYFLTYKSLPDAPNICQIAYSYDREECYQVINAAVSDYKALTMASG; the protein is encoded by the coding sequence ATGAACTTCCGCACGAACAAAGCCCATCCGTGGCATGGTATTGAGATCGGCAATGACGCTCCGGGCGAAGTTACGGTCTTTATTGAGATCGTACCGCGGGATACAGTGAAATACGAGGTTGATAAGGAAACCGGCTACCTAAAGATTGACCGCCCGCAGCAGTATTCTAATGTCGTGCCGGCAAACTACGGTTTCATTCCGGAAACATATTGCGGCGGCGGCATTGCGGCGATGGCACGTGCAAAGACGCCTATTCCGATCTCAGACGGCGATAACGACCCGCTCGACATTCTCGTGCTTAGTGAACATCACATTCCGCGCGGCGACATCATTTTGAAGGCCCGGCCCATCGGCGGATTTTGCCTGATCGACGGCGGCGAAGCCGACGACAAGATCATCGCTGTGCTCAAAGGAGATAAAGTATTTGAACAATACACCGAGATATCGCAGCTGCCAAAAGGCATCCTGGAGCGATTTGAACACTATTTTCTGACCTATAAATCGCTGCCCGACGCGCCGAATATCTGCCAGATCGCGTATTCCTACGACCGCGAGGAATGCTACCAAGTAATAAACGCCGCCGTCTCCGACTACAAGGCTCTCACTATGGCTTCCGGCTGA